One region of Mugil cephalus isolate CIBA_MC_2020 chromosome 17, CIBA_Mcephalus_1.1, whole genome shotgun sequence genomic DNA includes:
- the oip5 gene encoding protein Mis18-beta: protein MELKKKLEMKWNDDLNPDKAAGGRQRMTLHCKQCNAVLADSFGVCGEVACLGSIMCIRVTKDVIVSDAMKSGYKGEMINCIYSSLKCRGCGCVLGKVIHSAPSRLAAVRSIFLLSKANIRCFILGSSSMVKASAVSFDQRPLKENIIEVKQQFETLLEALMSHTESRGADVSSTSELSSYNSRGIQL, encoded by the exons ATggaattaaagaaaaaacttgaaatgaaatggaacGACGATTTAAATCCGGACAAAGCAGCAGGAGGCAGGCAGCGGATGACTCTTCATTGTAAGCAGTGCAACGCTGTGCTGGCGGACTCCTTCGGCGTCTGTGGAGAGGTCGCTTGTCTGGGCTCCATCATGTGTATAA GAGTAACAAAGGATGTGATTGTTAGTGATGCAATGAAGTCAGGATATAAAGGAGAGATGATTAATTG TATATACAGCTCTCTGAAATGCCGTGGCTGCGGTTGTGTATTGGGGAAAGTCATTCACTCAGCTCCATCACGTCTGGCTGCAGTTCGCTCCATTTTTCTCCTCAGCAAGGCAAACATCCGCTG CTTCATCCTCGGCAGCAGCTCAATGGTAAAAGCATCTGCGGTCTCATTTGATCAGAGGCCTCtcaaagaaaacattattgAG GTGAAACAACAGTTTGAGACGTTGTTGGAAGCTCTGATGTCGCACACTGAGAGTAGAGGAGCCGATGTCAGTAGCACCAGTGAACTGAGCAGTTACAACTCGAGAGGAATCCAGCTCTAG
- the nusap1 gene encoding nucleolar and spindle-associated protein 1: protein MDLDSMKYAELRSLAKEIGLKANMKAEKLMKALKQHYEQEKKKEEEGQGQDDHVQEEQSAAQDGQEAACKEEASSTSVFVNTRRGKNCPKRKISDTATVTECDAPNAAEVDAEMDASSAPCDSRAAKKRKVSSAKDADQTEAQPQTTGSKDEEAVHGKTEKTTKAAKPGKIPRYQKTQQKKKPLLKPVTPNFKKLHEAHFNKMESIDSYVQRKTKVMETYKKSDVKKPLDKTKPQQVDRKSQLKTNPTRATMFSPISENKNPAGERRRHTLLSASKTLPNKPSGKEDVPFRPSVLSTRRINVRFSEATCDNEHKKSLVKTPARMSPFTASITPQKQTATGGKTSSVKIAPFSATKTPGTFVFTGNTSISTTPGTQKKPNFDLKASLSRPLGYKPHKGKLKPFGEAKEDTTKNKSVVSNTHQESYKQHKVQSRDDRRAKQTEGRKQKKENMLGARRGLVMM, encoded by the exons ATGGATCTGGACTCCATGAAATACGCAGAATTGCGAAGCCTCGCGAAGGAGATTGGACTTAAAGCGAACATGAAG GCCGAAAAACTCATGAAAGCCTTAAAGCAACACTATgaacaagaaaagaagaaagaggaagaaggacag GGACAGGATGATCACGTCCAAGAAGAACAAAGTGCAGCTCAGGATGGTCAAGAGGCAGCTTGCAAGGAAGAAGCTTCCAGCaccagtgtgtttgtgaacaCACGTCGTGGGAAAAACTGTCCTAAGAGAAAGATCTCTGATACTGCAACAGTGACTGAGTGCGATGCCCCAAACGCTGCAGAG GTTGACGCAGAAATGGATGCATCTAGTGCACCCTGTGATTCCCGTGCAGCTAAGAAGAGAAAGGTGTCCTCTGCCAAGGATGCTGATCAGACTGAAGCTCAGCCCCAGACCACCGGCAGCAAGGATGAAGAGGCCGTGCATGGCAAAACAG aaaagacaacaaaagcGGCCAAACCTGGTAAAATCCCTCGTTACCAAAAGAcccagcagaagaagaagcctcTGTTGAAGCCTGTCACTCCGA ACTTCAAGAAACTTCACGAGGCCCATTTTAACAAGATGGAGTCCATCGATTCCTACGTTCAGCGGAAGACGAAGGTGATGGAGACCTACAAAAAATCTGATGTGAAG aagCCTTTGGATAAAACTAAACCGCAGCAGGTTGATAGAAAGTCTCAGCTG AAGACAAATCCGACCCGAGCTACCATGTTCAGCCCCATCTCAGAGAATAAGAACCCAGCCGGAGAAAGACGCAGACACACTCTGCTCTCAGCCAGTAAAACTCTGCCAAACAAACCGTCCGGGAAGGAAGACGTTCCATTCAGACCGTCTGTGCTTTCCACTCGCAGGATCAATGTTCG GTTCTCTGAAGCTACTTGTGACAACGAGCACAAGAAGTCTTTGGTGAAGACCCCGGCGCGCATGTCGCCCTTCACGGCTTCCATCACCCCACAAAAACAGACGGCCACCGGAGGGAAGACCAGCAGCGTCAAGATAGCCCCTTTCTCTGCCACAAAGACTCCAG gaacttttgtttttactggcaACACGAGCATTTCAACAACCCCCGGAACTCAGAAGAAGCCAAACTTTGATCTGAAGGCGAGTCTGTCGCGTCCTCTCGGCTACAAGCCTCACAAAG GGAAGCTGAAGCCATTTGGAGAAGCTAAAGAAGACACCACAAAAAACAAGTCTGTGGTCTCAAATACTCATCAGGAAAGTTACAAGCAACACAAAGTCCAGTCAAG GGACGACAGGAGAGCAAAACAAACGGAAGGCCgaaaacagaagaaggaaaatatgcTCGGGGCAAGAAGAGGCCTCGTCATGATGTAA
- the ndufaf1 gene encoding complex I intermediate-associated protein 30, mitochondrial, whose protein sequence is MSLPNITRLRPVRLLSSIHHHHHQQQLLPPSIPPLTVPSRSVIQSKYRRPGEPRGEKPPWEKINFDFSKGLEGIKKHFMLLKKEFFDRWVGPEGKPLLEHMLEQNRVLWEFRGPESLNEWTVSSDREIGGKSEVYLKLGKNNNTCLLYGTLCSTPPRDGETRYSGYCTMRSKQPLASFDRKKHFDWTSFNTLHLRVRGDGRPWMINIAPETYFSHQNDDIYNYFLYTRGGPYWQDVKIPFSKFFLTHRGRVQDDQHPLLLDKINTIGFTLGDKADGPFQLEIDFIGACKDYAHTEEFAYEMYKRNPEV, encoded by the exons ATGTCCCTGCCCAACATCACACGTCTCCGCCCGGTGAGGCTGCTGAGCtccatccaccaccaccaccaccagcagcagctgctccccccctccatccctccgcTCACTGTGCCCAGTAGATCTGTGATCCAGAGTAAATACCGACGTCCCGGCGAGCCCAGAGGGGAAAAGCCTCCGTGGGAGAAGATTAACTTTGACTTCTCCAAGGGTTTGGAGGGgataaagaaacatttcatgCTCCTGAAAAAAGAGTTCTTTGACCGCTGGGTGGGTCCGGAGGGCAAACCGCTCCTCGAGCACATGCTGGAGCAGAACCGAGTGCTGTGGGAGTTCAGAGGTCCGGAGAGCCTGAACGAGTGGACGGTGTCCTCTGATCGTGAGATAGGGGGGAAAAGTGAAGTCTATTTGAAGCTTGGAAAAAACAATAATACCTGTCTCCTGTACGGGACCCTGTGCTCTACGCCGCCAAGAGATGGAGAAACGCGCTACAGCGGATACTGCACCATGCGCTCAAAGCAACCACTG GCTTCATTTGAtcgaaaaaaacactttgattgGACCAGCTTTAACACCCTTCACCTGCGTGTGCGCGGCGATGGCCGTCCATGGATGATCAACATCGCACCGGAAACGTACTTCTCTCACCAGAACGACGACATATACAATTACTTCCTGTACACCAGAGGGGGGCCCTACTGGCAAGATGTTAAG ATACCTTTCTCCAAATTCTTTCTCACACATCGAGGGAGGGTACAAGACGACCAGCATCCTCTGCTGCTGGACAAG ATCAACACCATCGGTTTCACCCTGGGAGACAAAGCGGACGGTCCGTTCCAGCTCGAGATCGACTTCATCGGGGCCTGTAAAGATTACGCTCACACTGAGGAGTTTGCCTACGAGATGTACAAGAGGAACCCGGAGGTTTGA